In the genome of Microcoleus vaginatus PCC 9802, the window GGTTCGTACCCAATTATTAATTATTCTGCTAGCAACCAACTGATGACTAATGACCAACGACTGATGACTAATAAATTAGGCTTGCCGTGAGTAGTATTCCACGACTAGCAGTTCGTTAATCTGTAGAGCAATCCACTCGCGTTCGATAACGCCGTTAACTTTGCCAATTAGTTTTTGCTTATCAAATTCCAAGTGATTGGGCAAGTGAGCCAAGCCTGGGTCTTTGAGATTAGCTTCTACCATTGTGCGCGAGCGCTCTCTATTTTTCACCGCAATCACATCACCAGGCTTGCACTGATAGCTGGCGATATTGACTTCACGGTCATTGACAGTTATGTGACCGTGATTTACCAATTGTCTAGCGGACGGAATGGTTGGAGCCATTCCCATCCGAAACACAGTATTGTCCAAGCGCATTTCCAAAAATTGCAGTAACACTTGACCTGTGGAACCCGTGACACGGCGGGCTTTGCGGACGTAACGGAGCAGTTGGCGTTCCGTCACACCGTAATTGAAACGGAGTTTTTGCTTTTCTTGCAAGCG includes:
- the rpsD gene encoding 30S ribosomal protein S4 translates to MSRYRGPRLRIVRRLKELPGLTRKTPRRDYPPGQHGQNRKKLSEYAVRLQEKQKLRFNYGVTERQLLRYVRKARRVTGSTGQVLLQFLEMRLDNTVFRMGMAPTIPSARQLVNHGHITVNDREVNIASYQCKPGDVIAVKNRERSRTMVEANLKDPGLAHLPNHLEFDKQKLIGKVNGVIEREWIALQINELLVVEYYSRQA